A DNA window from Coffea arabica cultivar ET-39 chromosome 6c, Coffea Arabica ET-39 HiFi, whole genome shotgun sequence contains the following coding sequences:
- the LOC113695865 gene encoding valine--tRNA ligase, mitochondrial 1-like isoform X2, producing the protein MHANLRLALNLFVRRGNNIIRSTSPFAISKLSSFSKAVTMVESETKSSEMEKKDSTEAGLASEPKQLTPEELERKKKKEEKAKEKELKKLKAAQKAEAAKLQAQQSSNAPKTGKKKNLKREGLEDNPEDYVDPETPLGEKKRISRQMAKAYNPSAVENSWYAWWEMSNFSVADSSSSKPPFVIVLPPPNVTGALHIGHALTAAIQDTIIRWRRMSGYNALWVPGMDHAGIATQVVVEKKLKKEMNKTRHDFSRQEFVDEVWKWKNKYGGTILKQLRRLGASLDWSRECFTMDEQRSKAVTEAFVRLYEEGLIYREIRLVNWDTILKTAISDIEVLHDDVFGRELRQIPGYKDPVEFGVLTSFAYPLEGDLGEIVVATTRVETMLGDTAIAVHPDDKRYKHLHGKFAIHPFNGRKLPIICDAILVDMHFGTGAVKITPAHDPNDFEVGKRHNLEFINIFTDDGKINRNGGSEFAGMLRFEARVALTEALKKKGLYRGFKDNPMRLGICSRSQDVVEPLIKPQWYVNCKGIAKEALDVVMNDDNRKIEIIPKQYAAEWKRWLENILDWCISRQLWWGHQIPAWYVTLKDDEQKEIGSYNGRWVVARNEKEAQEEAQQLFPGKQFQLSQDPDVLDTWFSSGLFPLTVLGWPDDTKDLRTFYPTSVLETGHDILFFWVARMVMMGIKLGGDVPFRKVYLHPMIRDAHGRKMSKSLGNVIDPLDVITGITLEELHKKLEESNLDPTELEKAKEGQVKDFPNGIPECGADALRFALVSYTSQSDKINLDIQRVVGYRQWCNKLWNAIRFAMGKLGDDYTPPVDVVPDVIPFSCQWILSVLNKAISKTVLSLDSYEFSDAATAIYSWWQFQLCDVFIEVIKPYFSSKDSEFVSEKKFAQDTLWVCLDTGLRLLHPFMPYITEELWQRLPSRSDCARKESIMICDYPSTVEVWNNDTVESEMDLVEAVVKSLRSIRSLLPANERHERRSGFVLCRSNGATGIIQRRQLEISTLASLSSITIKMCRF; encoded by the exons ATGCATGCTAATCTCAGGCTAGCACTAAATCTATTCGTACGACGAGGGAATAATATTATCCGGAGCACATCCCCGTTTGCCATTTCCAAGCTCTCTTCATTCTCCAAAGCAGTAACGATG GTCGAATCGGAGACCAAAAGTTCAGAGATGGAGAAAAAAGATAGCACCGAG GCGGGTTTGGCGTCGGAGCCGAAACAGCTTACTCCGGAGGAGCttgaaaggaagaagaagaaagaagagaag GCTAAAGAGAAGGAGCTGAAAAAGCTTAAGGCTGCACAAAAGGCAGAAGCAGCCAAACTTCAG GCACAGCAATCTTCAAATGCTCCAAAAACAGGGAAGAAAAAGAACTTAAAACGAGAGGGATTAGAAGATAATCCTGAGGATTATGTTGATCCAGAAACACCTCTGGGTGAGAAGAAACGTATCTCTCGTCAAATGGCAAAAGCATACAATCCCAGTGCTGTAGAGAACTC GTGGTATGCTTGGTGGGAAATGTCAAATTTCTCTGTTGCAGATTCCAGCAGCTCAAAGCCGCCTTTTGTGATT GTCCTGCCACCACCGAATGTGACTGGAGCTCTACATATTGGCCATGCCCTTACTGCTGCCATTCAG gataCCATTATTCGTTGGCGTAGAATGTCTGGATACAATGCCTTGTGGGTGCCTGGGATGGATCATGCTGGGATTGCAACACAG GTGGTGGTGGAGAAGAAgctcaagaaagaaatgaataaGACAAGACATGACTTTAGTCGTCAGGAGTTTGTAGATGAA GTCTGGAAGTGGAAAAATAAGTATGGTGGCACCATATTGAAACAACTTAGGCGTTTAGGTGCATCTCTTGATTGGTCTCGTGAG TGCTTTACCATGGATGAGCAAAGGTCAAAAGCAGTGACTGAAGCTTTTGTAAGACTCTATGAAGAAGGTCTCATATATAG GGAAATCCGACTTGTGAACTGGGATACCATTTTGAAAACTGCAATATCTGATATTGAG GTACTGCACGACGATGTATTTGGGAGAGAACTACGACAGATCCCCGGTTACAAAGACCCTGTGGAATTTGGTGTTCTCACGTCTTTTGCATATCCTCTTGAAGGGGATCTTGGTGAGATTGTTGTAGCCACTACAAGAGTTGAGACAATGCTAGGGGATACCGCTATTGCTGTACATCCCGATGACAAAAGATACAAGCACCTTCATGGAAAATTCGCTATTCACCCATTTAACGGAAGGAAGCTTCCTATTATTTGTGATGCAATTCTTGTTGACATGCACTTTGGTACTGGTGCTGTTAAG ATAACTCCAGCCCATGATCCAAATGATTTTGAGGTCGGTAAGCGACATAATCttgaatttattaatatttttactgATGATGGGAAGATTAATAGGAATGGAGGCTCAGAATTTGCTGGTATGCTGCGCTTTGAAGCCCGTGTGGCCTTGACTGAAGCTTTAAAGAAAAAG GGGCTCTATCGGGGTTTTAAAGATAATCCGATGCGCCTTGGTATTTGTTCTAGAAGCCAGGATGTGGTGGAGCCCCTAATAAAGCCTCAGTGGTATGTCAACTGCAAAGGGATAGCTAAGGAAGCTCTTGATGTTGTCATGAATGATGATAACAGGAAAATTGAAATCATCCCCAAGCAGTATGCTGCGGAGTGGAAGAG aTGGCTTGAGAATATTCTTGATTGGTGCATCTCAAGACAGCTTTGGTGGGGTCATCAAATTCCTGCCTGGTATGTGACTCTGAAGGATGATGAACAGAAAGAAATTGGTTCCTATAATGGCCGCTGGGTGGTTGCGCGAAATGAGAAAGAGGCCCAAGAGGAGGCTCAACAACTTTTCCCTGGAAAGCAGTTCCAGTTGTCTCAAGATCCTGATGTGCTGGATACCTGGTTTTCTTCTGGTTTGTTTCCATTGACTGTTTTGGGATGGCCAGATGATACTAAAGACCTAAGGACATTTTATCCAACTTCTGTTCTTGAAACTGGTCACGACATTCTTTTTTTCTGGGTGGCACGCATGGTTATGATGGGAATTAAGCTGGGTGGCGATGTACCTTTCAGAAAG GTTTATTTGCACCCAATGATTCGTGATGCACATGGGCGTAAGATGTCCAAGTCATTGGGAAATGTGATCGATCCCCTTGATGTAATTACTGGAATAACGCTGGAAGAGCTTCATAAGAAACTAGAGGAGAGTAACTTGGATCCTACAGAACTAGAGAAAGCTAAAGAAGGACAGGTGAAAGATTTTCCCAATGGTATTCCTGAATGTGGTGCAGATGCTCTTCGTTTTGCCCTTGTGTCCTATACATCTCAG tcTGATAAAATTAATCTAGATATTCAAAGAGTGGTTGGATATCGTCAGTGGTGTAACAAACTGTGGAATGCTATAAGGTTTGCAATGGGCAAACTTGGAGATGATTACACACCTCCAGTAGATGTAGTTCCTGACGTCATTCCATTTAGCTGCCAATGGATACTCTCAGTGTTGAACAAAGCCATATCAAAAACTGTCCTTTCCCTTGATTCATATGAATTCTCAGATGCAGCAACAGCAATATACTCATGGTGGcagtttcaattatgtgatgTGTTTATTGAAGTGATCAAGCCTTATTTTTCTAGCAAGGATTCAGAATTTGTATCAGAGAAAAAATTTGCGCAAGACACTTTATGGGTATGTTTGGATACTGGATTACGATTACTTCATCCATTCATGCCATACATCACAGAAGAGCTGTGGCAGCGCCTGCCTTCTAGAAGTGATTGTGCAAGGAAAGAATCTATTATGATATGTGATTATCCATCCACTGTTGAG GTGTGGAATAATGACACAGTTGAATCTGAGATGGATCTGGTTGAAGCTGTTGTTAAATCCCTGAGGTCAATAAGGTCATTGTTGCCTGCAAATGAAAGACATGAAAG GCGGTCAGGGTTTGTCCTTTGTCGATCCAATGGTGCCACTGGTATCATCCAACGCCGTCAGCTGGAGATTTCAACACTAGCATCTTTATCATCAATTACA ATCAAAATGTGCAGGTTTTAA
- the LOC113695865 gene encoding valine--tRNA ligase, mitochondrial 1-like isoform X3, with translation MENLAEMMRISQVLPPPNVTGALHIGHALTAAIQDTIIRWRRMSGYNALWVPGMDHAGIATQVVVEKKLKKEMNKTRHDFSRQEFVDEVWKWKNKYGGTILKQLRRLGASLDWSRECFTMDEQRSKAVTEAFVRLYEEGLIYREIRLVNWDTILKTAISDIEVLHDDVFGRELRQIPGYKDPVEFGVLTSFAYPLEGDLGEIVVATTRVETMLGDTAIAVHPDDKRYKHLHGKFAIHPFNGRKLPIICDAILVDMHFGTGAVKITPAHDPNDFEVGKRHNLEFINIFTDDGKINRNGGSEFAGMLRFEARVALTEALKKKGLYRGFKDNPMRLGICSRSQDVVEPLIKPQWYVNCKGIAKEALDVVMNDDNRKIEIIPKQYAAEWKRWLENILDWCISRQLWWGHQIPAWYVTLKDDEQKEIGSYNGRWVVARNEKEAQEEAQQLFPGKQFQLSQDPDVLDTWFSSGLFPLTVLGWPDDTKDLRTFYPTSVLETGHDILFFWVARMVMMGIKLGGDVPFRKVYLHPMIRDAHGRKMSKSLGNVIDPLDVITGITLEELHKKLEESNLDPTELEKAKEGQVKDFPNGIPECGADALRFALVSYTSQSDKINLDIQRVVGYRQWCNKLWNAIRFAMGKLGDDYTPPVDVVPDVIPFSCQWILSVLNKAISKTVLSLDSYEFSDAATAIYSWWQFQLCDVFIEVIKPYFSSKDSEFVSEKKFAQDTLWVCLDTGLRLLHPFMPYITEELWQRLPSRSDCARKESIMICDYPSTVEVWNNDTVESEMDLVEAVVKSLRSIRSLLPANERHERRSGFVLCRSNGATGIIQRRQLEISTLASLSSITVLSENDVSPAGCAVSVVNEVVSVYLKLRGSINAEAEREKLKIKMEEIQKQRDSLEKMMNASGYKEKVPAHIQEENVAKLSSLMKEILSFEEAFQHLERKMET, from the exons ATGGAAAATCTAGCAGAAATGATGAGGATTAGTCAA GTCCTGCCACCACCGAATGTGACTGGAGCTCTACATATTGGCCATGCCCTTACTGCTGCCATTCAG gataCCATTATTCGTTGGCGTAGAATGTCTGGATACAATGCCTTGTGGGTGCCTGGGATGGATCATGCTGGGATTGCAACACAG GTGGTGGTGGAGAAGAAgctcaagaaagaaatgaataaGACAAGACATGACTTTAGTCGTCAGGAGTTTGTAGATGAA GTCTGGAAGTGGAAAAATAAGTATGGTGGCACCATATTGAAACAACTTAGGCGTTTAGGTGCATCTCTTGATTGGTCTCGTGAG TGCTTTACCATGGATGAGCAAAGGTCAAAAGCAGTGACTGAAGCTTTTGTAAGACTCTATGAAGAAGGTCTCATATATAG GGAAATCCGACTTGTGAACTGGGATACCATTTTGAAAACTGCAATATCTGATATTGAG GTACTGCACGACGATGTATTTGGGAGAGAACTACGACAGATCCCCGGTTACAAAGACCCTGTGGAATTTGGTGTTCTCACGTCTTTTGCATATCCTCTTGAAGGGGATCTTGGTGAGATTGTTGTAGCCACTACAAGAGTTGAGACAATGCTAGGGGATACCGCTATTGCTGTACATCCCGATGACAAAAGATACAAGCACCTTCATGGAAAATTCGCTATTCACCCATTTAACGGAAGGAAGCTTCCTATTATTTGTGATGCAATTCTTGTTGACATGCACTTTGGTACTGGTGCTGTTAAG ATAACTCCAGCCCATGATCCAAATGATTTTGAGGTCGGTAAGCGACATAATCttgaatttattaatatttttactgATGATGGGAAGATTAATAGGAATGGAGGCTCAGAATTTGCTGGTATGCTGCGCTTTGAAGCCCGTGTGGCCTTGACTGAAGCTTTAAAGAAAAAG GGGCTCTATCGGGGTTTTAAAGATAATCCGATGCGCCTTGGTATTTGTTCTAGAAGCCAGGATGTGGTGGAGCCCCTAATAAAGCCTCAGTGGTATGTCAACTGCAAAGGGATAGCTAAGGAAGCTCTTGATGTTGTCATGAATGATGATAACAGGAAAATTGAAATCATCCCCAAGCAGTATGCTGCGGAGTGGAAGAG aTGGCTTGAGAATATTCTTGATTGGTGCATCTCAAGACAGCTTTGGTGGGGTCATCAAATTCCTGCCTGGTATGTGACTCTGAAGGATGATGAACAGAAAGAAATTGGTTCCTATAATGGCCGCTGGGTGGTTGCGCGAAATGAGAAAGAGGCCCAAGAGGAGGCTCAACAACTTTTCCCTGGAAAGCAGTTCCAGTTGTCTCAAGATCCTGATGTGCTGGATACCTGGTTTTCTTCTGGTTTGTTTCCATTGACTGTTTTGGGATGGCCAGATGATACTAAAGACCTAAGGACATTTTATCCAACTTCTGTTCTTGAAACTGGTCACGACATTCTTTTTTTCTGGGTGGCACGCATGGTTATGATGGGAATTAAGCTGGGTGGCGATGTACCTTTCAGAAAG GTTTATTTGCACCCAATGATTCGTGATGCACATGGGCGTAAGATGTCCAAGTCATTGGGAAATGTGATCGATCCCCTTGATGTAATTACTGGAATAACGCTGGAAGAGCTTCATAAGAAACTAGAGGAGAGTAACTTGGATCCTACAGAACTAGAGAAAGCTAAAGAAGGACAGGTGAAAGATTTTCCCAATGGTATTCCTGAATGTGGTGCAGATGCTCTTCGTTTTGCCCTTGTGTCCTATACATCTCAG tcTGATAAAATTAATCTAGATATTCAAAGAGTGGTTGGATATCGTCAGTGGTGTAACAAACTGTGGAATGCTATAAGGTTTGCAATGGGCAAACTTGGAGATGATTACACACCTCCAGTAGATGTAGTTCCTGACGTCATTCCATTTAGCTGCCAATGGATACTCTCAGTGTTGAACAAAGCCATATCAAAAACTGTCCTTTCCCTTGATTCATATGAATTCTCAGATGCAGCAACAGCAATATACTCATGGTGGcagtttcaattatgtgatgTGTTTATTGAAGTGATCAAGCCTTATTTTTCTAGCAAGGATTCAGAATTTGTATCAGAGAAAAAATTTGCGCAAGACACTTTATGGGTATGTTTGGATACTGGATTACGATTACTTCATCCATTCATGCCATACATCACAGAAGAGCTGTGGCAGCGCCTGCCTTCTAGAAGTGATTGTGCAAGGAAAGAATCTATTATGATATGTGATTATCCATCCACTGTTGAG GTGTGGAATAATGACACAGTTGAATCTGAGATGGATCTGGTTGAAGCTGTTGTTAAATCCCTGAGGTCAATAAGGTCATTGTTGCCTGCAAATGAAAGACATGAAAG GCGGTCAGGGTTTGTCCTTTGTCGATCCAATGGTGCCACTGGTATCATCCAACGCCGTCAGCTGGAGATTTCAACACTAGCATCTTTATCATCAATTACA GTTTTAAGTGAGAATGATGTCTCTCCAGCTGGATGTGCAGTATCTGTTGTAAACGAAGTGGTATCTGTCTACCTGAAACTTCGAGGGAGCATTAATGCTGAAGCTGAGCGTGAAAAGCTGAAGATAAAGATGGAGGAGATTCAAAA GCAACGGGATAGCTTAGAGAAAATGATGAATGCTTCAGGGTACAAGGAGAAAGTACCGGCCCATATCCAGGAAGAGAATGTTGCAAAGCTTTCCTCACTGATGAAGGAAATTTTATCTTTTGAGGAAGCATTCCAACATTTGGAACGTAAAATGGAAACATGA
- the LOC113695865 gene encoding valine--tRNA ligase, mitochondrial 1-like isoform X1: protein MHANLRLALNLFVRRGNNIIRSTSPFAISKLSSFSKAVTMVESETKSSEMEKKDSTEAGLASEPKQLTPEELERKKKKEEKAKEKELKKLKAAQKAEAAKLQAQQSSNAPKTGKKKNLKREGLEDNPEDYVDPETPLGEKKRISRQMAKAYNPSAVENSWYAWWEMSNFSVADSSSSKPPFVIVLPPPNVTGALHIGHALTAAIQDTIIRWRRMSGYNALWVPGMDHAGIATQVVVEKKLKKEMNKTRHDFSRQEFVDEVWKWKNKYGGTILKQLRRLGASLDWSRECFTMDEQRSKAVTEAFVRLYEEGLIYREIRLVNWDTILKTAISDIEVLHDDVFGRELRQIPGYKDPVEFGVLTSFAYPLEGDLGEIVVATTRVETMLGDTAIAVHPDDKRYKHLHGKFAIHPFNGRKLPIICDAILVDMHFGTGAVKITPAHDPNDFEVGKRHNLEFINIFTDDGKINRNGGSEFAGMLRFEARVALTEALKKKGLYRGFKDNPMRLGICSRSQDVVEPLIKPQWYVNCKGIAKEALDVVMNDDNRKIEIIPKQYAAEWKRWLENILDWCISRQLWWGHQIPAWYVTLKDDEQKEIGSYNGRWVVARNEKEAQEEAQQLFPGKQFQLSQDPDVLDTWFSSGLFPLTVLGWPDDTKDLRTFYPTSVLETGHDILFFWVARMVMMGIKLGGDVPFRKVYLHPMIRDAHGRKMSKSLGNVIDPLDVITGITLEELHKKLEESNLDPTELEKAKEGQVKDFPNGIPECGADALRFALVSYTSQSDKINLDIQRVVGYRQWCNKLWNAIRFAMGKLGDDYTPPVDVVPDVIPFSCQWILSVLNKAISKTVLSLDSYEFSDAATAIYSWWQFQLCDVFIEVIKPYFSSKDSEFVSEKKFAQDTLWVCLDTGLRLLHPFMPYITEELWQRLPSRSDCARKESIMICDYPSTVEVWNNDTVESEMDLVEAVVKSLRSIRSLLPANERHERRSGFVLCRSNGATGIIQRRQLEISTLASLSSITVLSENDVSPAGCAVSVVNEVVSVYLKLRGSINAEAEREKLKIKMEEIQKQRDSLEKMMNASGYKEKVPAHIQEENVAKLSSLMKEILSFEEAFQHLERKMET, encoded by the exons ATGCATGCTAATCTCAGGCTAGCACTAAATCTATTCGTACGACGAGGGAATAATATTATCCGGAGCACATCCCCGTTTGCCATTTCCAAGCTCTCTTCATTCTCCAAAGCAGTAACGATG GTCGAATCGGAGACCAAAAGTTCAGAGATGGAGAAAAAAGATAGCACCGAG GCGGGTTTGGCGTCGGAGCCGAAACAGCTTACTCCGGAGGAGCttgaaaggaagaagaagaaagaagagaag GCTAAAGAGAAGGAGCTGAAAAAGCTTAAGGCTGCACAAAAGGCAGAAGCAGCCAAACTTCAG GCACAGCAATCTTCAAATGCTCCAAAAACAGGGAAGAAAAAGAACTTAAAACGAGAGGGATTAGAAGATAATCCTGAGGATTATGTTGATCCAGAAACACCTCTGGGTGAGAAGAAACGTATCTCTCGTCAAATGGCAAAAGCATACAATCCCAGTGCTGTAGAGAACTC GTGGTATGCTTGGTGGGAAATGTCAAATTTCTCTGTTGCAGATTCCAGCAGCTCAAAGCCGCCTTTTGTGATT GTCCTGCCACCACCGAATGTGACTGGAGCTCTACATATTGGCCATGCCCTTACTGCTGCCATTCAG gataCCATTATTCGTTGGCGTAGAATGTCTGGATACAATGCCTTGTGGGTGCCTGGGATGGATCATGCTGGGATTGCAACACAG GTGGTGGTGGAGAAGAAgctcaagaaagaaatgaataaGACAAGACATGACTTTAGTCGTCAGGAGTTTGTAGATGAA GTCTGGAAGTGGAAAAATAAGTATGGTGGCACCATATTGAAACAACTTAGGCGTTTAGGTGCATCTCTTGATTGGTCTCGTGAG TGCTTTACCATGGATGAGCAAAGGTCAAAAGCAGTGACTGAAGCTTTTGTAAGACTCTATGAAGAAGGTCTCATATATAG GGAAATCCGACTTGTGAACTGGGATACCATTTTGAAAACTGCAATATCTGATATTGAG GTACTGCACGACGATGTATTTGGGAGAGAACTACGACAGATCCCCGGTTACAAAGACCCTGTGGAATTTGGTGTTCTCACGTCTTTTGCATATCCTCTTGAAGGGGATCTTGGTGAGATTGTTGTAGCCACTACAAGAGTTGAGACAATGCTAGGGGATACCGCTATTGCTGTACATCCCGATGACAAAAGATACAAGCACCTTCATGGAAAATTCGCTATTCACCCATTTAACGGAAGGAAGCTTCCTATTATTTGTGATGCAATTCTTGTTGACATGCACTTTGGTACTGGTGCTGTTAAG ATAACTCCAGCCCATGATCCAAATGATTTTGAGGTCGGTAAGCGACATAATCttgaatttattaatatttttactgATGATGGGAAGATTAATAGGAATGGAGGCTCAGAATTTGCTGGTATGCTGCGCTTTGAAGCCCGTGTGGCCTTGACTGAAGCTTTAAAGAAAAAG GGGCTCTATCGGGGTTTTAAAGATAATCCGATGCGCCTTGGTATTTGTTCTAGAAGCCAGGATGTGGTGGAGCCCCTAATAAAGCCTCAGTGGTATGTCAACTGCAAAGGGATAGCTAAGGAAGCTCTTGATGTTGTCATGAATGATGATAACAGGAAAATTGAAATCATCCCCAAGCAGTATGCTGCGGAGTGGAAGAG aTGGCTTGAGAATATTCTTGATTGGTGCATCTCAAGACAGCTTTGGTGGGGTCATCAAATTCCTGCCTGGTATGTGACTCTGAAGGATGATGAACAGAAAGAAATTGGTTCCTATAATGGCCGCTGGGTGGTTGCGCGAAATGAGAAAGAGGCCCAAGAGGAGGCTCAACAACTTTTCCCTGGAAAGCAGTTCCAGTTGTCTCAAGATCCTGATGTGCTGGATACCTGGTTTTCTTCTGGTTTGTTTCCATTGACTGTTTTGGGATGGCCAGATGATACTAAAGACCTAAGGACATTTTATCCAACTTCTGTTCTTGAAACTGGTCACGACATTCTTTTTTTCTGGGTGGCACGCATGGTTATGATGGGAATTAAGCTGGGTGGCGATGTACCTTTCAGAAAG GTTTATTTGCACCCAATGATTCGTGATGCACATGGGCGTAAGATGTCCAAGTCATTGGGAAATGTGATCGATCCCCTTGATGTAATTACTGGAATAACGCTGGAAGAGCTTCATAAGAAACTAGAGGAGAGTAACTTGGATCCTACAGAACTAGAGAAAGCTAAAGAAGGACAGGTGAAAGATTTTCCCAATGGTATTCCTGAATGTGGTGCAGATGCTCTTCGTTTTGCCCTTGTGTCCTATACATCTCAG tcTGATAAAATTAATCTAGATATTCAAAGAGTGGTTGGATATCGTCAGTGGTGTAACAAACTGTGGAATGCTATAAGGTTTGCAATGGGCAAACTTGGAGATGATTACACACCTCCAGTAGATGTAGTTCCTGACGTCATTCCATTTAGCTGCCAATGGATACTCTCAGTGTTGAACAAAGCCATATCAAAAACTGTCCTTTCCCTTGATTCATATGAATTCTCAGATGCAGCAACAGCAATATACTCATGGTGGcagtttcaattatgtgatgTGTTTATTGAAGTGATCAAGCCTTATTTTTCTAGCAAGGATTCAGAATTTGTATCAGAGAAAAAATTTGCGCAAGACACTTTATGGGTATGTTTGGATACTGGATTACGATTACTTCATCCATTCATGCCATACATCACAGAAGAGCTGTGGCAGCGCCTGCCTTCTAGAAGTGATTGTGCAAGGAAAGAATCTATTATGATATGTGATTATCCATCCACTGTTGAG GTGTGGAATAATGACACAGTTGAATCTGAGATGGATCTGGTTGAAGCTGTTGTTAAATCCCTGAGGTCAATAAGGTCATTGTTGCCTGCAAATGAAAGACATGAAAG GCGGTCAGGGTTTGTCCTTTGTCGATCCAATGGTGCCACTGGTATCATCCAACGCCGTCAGCTGGAGATTTCAACACTAGCATCTTTATCATCAATTACA GTTTTAAGTGAGAATGATGTCTCTCCAGCTGGATGTGCAGTATCTGTTGTAAACGAAGTGGTATCTGTCTACCTGAAACTTCGAGGGAGCATTAATGCTGAAGCTGAGCGTGAAAAGCTGAAGATAAAGATGGAGGAGATTCAAAA GCAACGGGATAGCTTAGAGAAAATGATGAATGCTTCAGGGTACAAGGAGAAAGTACCGGCCCATATCCAGGAAGAGAATGTTGCAAAGCTTTCCTCACTGATGAAGGAAATTTTATCTTTTGAGGAAGCATTCCAACATTTGGAACGTAAAATGGAAACATGA